The following coding sequences are from one Ancylobacter sp. TS-1 window:
- the metG gene encoding methionine--tRNA ligase, with amino-acid sequence MKPAFYITTAIDYPNGSPHIGHAYEKIASDALARFKKLDGYDVFFLTGTDEHGLKMAQTAEKQGLAPIDWATKNATRFKEMDALLGVDYDRFIRTTDEDHVVSSQAIWRKMVESGDIYLGAYSGWYSVRDEAYYAENETTVNPDGVRLGPQGTPVEWTEEKSYFFRLSAYQQTLLDYYDAHPDFIRPEVRRNEVTSFVKGGLQDLSISRTTFTWGIPVPDDPAHVMYVWVDALTNYITGVGYPDTGSASFKRFWPADLHIIGKDIIRFHAVYWPAFLLSAGLEPPKTVFAHGFIHNRGEKMSKSVGNVIDPFDLAKAYGVDALRYFLLREIPFGQDGSYSHDAIVARTNADLANDLGNLAQRSLSMIAKNLSGTLPAPGPLSDDDAAILASADAMGAKVREAMDIQQIHQALAAIWSVVADANRYFAASAPWELRKTDPERFGTVLWTTAEVIRQVAILAQPFIPVSAAKLLDLLALDADARSFARLGAAGRLEGGTTLPAPVAVFPRYVEPEASAPA; translated from the coding sequence TTGAAACCCGCCTTCTACATCACGACGGCCATCGACTACCCCAACGGCTCGCCCCATATCGGCCACGCCTATGAGAAGATCGCCTCCGACGCCCTCGCCCGCTTCAAGAAGCTCGACGGCTACGACGTGTTCTTCCTCACCGGCACCGACGAGCACGGGCTGAAGATGGCGCAGACGGCGGAGAAGCAGGGACTCGCGCCGATCGACTGGGCGACGAAGAACGCCACGCGCTTCAAGGAGATGGATGCGCTTCTCGGCGTCGATTACGACCGCTTCATCCGCACCACGGACGAAGATCACGTCGTCTCCTCGCAGGCGATCTGGCGGAAGATGGTCGAGAGCGGCGACATCTATCTCGGCGCCTATTCCGGCTGGTACTCGGTGCGCGACGAGGCTTATTACGCCGAGAACGAGACCACCGTGAACCCCGACGGCGTGCGCCTCGGCCCGCAGGGCACGCCAGTCGAGTGGACCGAGGAGAAGAGCTACTTCTTCCGCCTCTCGGCCTATCAGCAGACGCTGCTCGACTATTACGACGCCCACCCGGACTTCATCCGCCCCGAGGTGCGCCGCAACGAGGTGACGAGCTTCGTGAAGGGCGGGCTGCAGGATCTCTCGATCAGCCGCACCACCTTCACCTGGGGCATCCCGGTGCCGGACGACCCGGCGCATGTGATGTATGTGTGGGTCGACGCGCTCACCAACTACATCACCGGCGTGGGCTATCCCGACACCGGCAGCGCCTCGTTCAAGCGCTTCTGGCCGGCGGACCTGCACATCATCGGCAAGGACATCATCCGCTTCCACGCGGTTTACTGGCCGGCCTTCCTGCTCTCCGCCGGGCTGGAGCCGCCGAAGACCGTCTTCGCGCATGGCTTCATCCATAATCGCGGGGAGAAGATGTCGAAGTCGGTCGGCAACGTCATCGACCCGTTCGACCTCGCCAAAGCCTATGGCGTCGACGCGCTGCGCTACTTCCTGCTGCGCGAGATCCCGTTCGGCCAGGACGGCTCCTACAGCCATGACGCCATCGTCGCGCGCACCAATGCGGACCTCGCCAACGACCTCGGCAACCTCGCCCAGCGCTCGCTCTCGATGATCGCCAAGAACCTCAGTGGCACGCTGCCCGCACCCGGCCCGCTCTCGGACGACGACGCGGCGATCCTCGCCAGTGCCGACGCTATGGGCGCGAAGGTGCGCGAGGCGATGGACATCCAGCAGATCCATCAGGCGCTCGCCGCCATCTGGTCGGTGGTGGCCGACGCCAACCGCTATTTCGCCGCGAGTGCGCCGTGGGAACTGCGCAAGACCGATCCCGAGCGCTTCGGCACCGTGCTGTGGACGACGGCCGAAGTGATCCGGCAGGTGGCGATCCTCGCCCAGCCTTTCATCCCGGTCAGCGCGGCCAAGCTGCTCGACCTGCTGGCGCTCGACGCCGACGCGCGTAGCTTCGCCCGCCTCGGCGCGGCCGGCCGGCTCGAGGGCGGCACCACGCTGCCCGCGCCGGTCGCGGTGTTCCCGCGCTATGTCGAGCCCGAGGCGTCAGCACCGGCATGA
- the mazG gene encoding nucleoside triphosphate pyrophosphohydrolase, whose product MRASRDISRLLEIMAALRTPGTGCPWDLEQDFASIAPYTVEEAYEVADAIARGDLDDLRDELGDLLLQVVFHARMAQEMTPEQGAFDFGDVVLAVTTKMIRRHPHVFGDARGRDVTAVNAAWDAIKAEEKAERAERRARRGLPPEPEQGRTLDGVPVGAPALTRAVKLQNKAAKVGFDWPEVRPVLDKIREEIDEVEAEIAADDREAAAGEVGDLLFAMANLARHLGVDPEAALRGTNEKFVRRFAYIEDRLAEQGRAPAQASLDEMEELWQAAKTAREA is encoded by the coding sequence ATGAGGGCCTCCCGCGACATCTCCCGCCTGCTCGAGATCATGGCCGCCCTGCGCACGCCGGGCACGGGCTGCCCGTGGGATCTGGAGCAGGACTTCGCGTCCATAGCGCCCTACACCGTCGAGGAAGCCTATGAGGTCGCGGACGCCATCGCGCGGGGCGATCTCGACGATCTGCGCGACGAGCTGGGCGACCTGCTGCTTCAGGTCGTCTTCCACGCCCGCATGGCGCAGGAGATGACGCCCGAGCAAGGCGCCTTCGATTTCGGCGACGTCGTGCTCGCCGTCACCACCAAGATGATCCGCCGGCATCCCCACGTCTTCGGCGACGCGCGCGGGCGTGACGTTACGGCGGTGAACGCCGCCTGGGACGCCATCAAGGCCGAGGAGAAGGCCGAGCGTGCCGAGCGCCGCGCCCGGCGCGGCCTGCCACCGGAACCGGAGCAGGGCCGCACGCTGGACGGCGTGCCGGTCGGCGCCCCCGCCCTCACCCGCGCCGTGAAGCTGCAGAACAAAGCGGCCAAGGTCGGCTTCGACTGGCCGGAGGTGCGCCCGGTGCTGGACAAGATCCGCGAGGAGATCGACGAGGTGGAGGCCGAGATCGCCGCCGACGATCGCGAGGCCGCTGCCGGCGAGGTGGGCGATCTGCTGTTCGCCATGGCCAATCTGGCGCGCCATCTCGGCGTCGACCCCGAGGCAGCGCTGCGGGGCACCAACGAGAAGTTCGTCCGCCGCTTCGCCTATATCGAGGACCGGCTGGCCGAACAAGGCCGCGCGCCGGCGCAGGCGAGCCTCGACGAGATGGAAGAGCTCTGGCAGGCAGCGAAGACGGCGCGCGAGGCCTGA
- the tmk gene encoding dTMP kinase, producing the protein MREPAPAAPGRFITFEGGEGAGKSTQVRRLRERLGALGIDAVATREPGGSTGAEIVRHLILSGAAKPLGPLAEAALFAAARADHLDATIRPALERGSWVICDRFADSTRVYQGVLGNVDPRLIAELEAVTVGETRPDLTLVLDLPAEEGLTRAAARSGAGADRFESESLSFHRSLRDAFRNLAAREPERCVLIDARADIDTVAEEVWRAVADRLQPPAPAGIGPT; encoded by the coding sequence GTGCGGGAGCCAGCACCTGCGGCGCCCGGCCGTTTCATCACCTTCGAGGGTGGCGAGGGCGCGGGAAAATCGACGCAGGTGCGCCGCCTGCGCGAGCGCCTCGGCGCCCTCGGCATCGACGCTGTCGCAACGCGCGAGCCGGGCGGCTCGACCGGCGCCGAGATCGTACGCCACCTCATCCTTTCCGGCGCCGCCAAGCCGCTCGGCCCGCTCGCCGAGGCCGCGCTGTTCGCCGCTGCCCGTGCCGACCACCTCGACGCCACCATTCGGCCGGCGCTGGAGCGCGGCAGCTGGGTCATCTGCGACCGCTTCGCCGACTCGACCCGCGTCTATCAGGGCGTGCTCGGCAATGTGGACCCACGCCTGATCGCCGAGCTGGAAGCCGTCACCGTCGGCGAGACGCGGCCCGACCTGACCCTGGTGCTCGACCTCCCGGCGGAGGAGGGGCTGACCCGCGCCGCCGCGCGCTCGGGCGCCGGTGCCGACCGCTTCGAAAGCGAGAGCCTGAGCTTCCATCGCAGCCTGCGCGACGCCTTCCGCAACCTCGCCGCCCGCGAGCCGGAGCGTTGCGTGCTGATCGACGCCCGCGCCGACATCGACACGGTGGCGGAAGAAGTGTGGCGTGCCGTCGCCGACCGCCTTCAGCCGCCGGCCCCGGCCGGGATCGGCCCGACATGA
- a CDS encoding MBL fold metallo-hydrolase → MATTFTILGCGSSGGVPRVGQGWGACDPNEPRNRRRRCSMLVERFEPGVEQPTRALIDTSPDLREQLIGAGVDRLDGVIYTHEHADHTHGIDDLRPLTIMHRRRIDVHVDAETSAMLHQRFGYCFETPPGSDYPPILTEHRFHAGDTVRVDGPAGSIEALAFRQYHGSIISYGFRIGGLAYSSDLHDLPEESLPYLEGLDVWIVDALRITPHPTHFSLSEALAWIERLKPRRAVLTNLHTDLDYRTLERELPAGVTAAFDGLKFTL, encoded by the coding sequence ATGGCGACCACCTTCACCATCCTCGGCTGCGGCTCCTCCGGCGGAGTGCCGCGCGTCGGGCAGGGGTGGGGCGCCTGCGACCCGAACGAGCCCCGCAACCGCCGCCGGCGCTGCTCCATGCTGGTCGAGCGGTTCGAGCCGGGCGTCGAACAGCCGACGCGGGCGCTGATCGACACCTCACCGGACCTGCGCGAACAGCTCATCGGCGCCGGCGTCGACCGGCTCGACGGCGTGATCTACACCCATGAGCATGCCGACCACACCCACGGCATCGACGACCTGCGCCCGCTGACCATCATGCATCGTCGGCGCATCGACGTGCATGTCGACGCCGAGACCTCGGCCATGCTGCACCAGCGCTTCGGCTACTGCTTCGAGACGCCGCCCGGCAGCGACTACCCGCCAATTCTCACCGAGCATCGCTTCCATGCCGGCGACACCGTCCGCGTCGACGGGCCGGCCGGGTCGATCGAGGCGCTGGCGTTCCGGCAGTACCACGGCAGCATCATCTCCTATGGCTTCCGCATCGGCGGCCTCGCTTACTCCAGCGACCTGCACGACCTGCCGGAGGAAAGCCTGCCGTACCTCGAAGGGCTCGACGTGTGGATCGTCGACGCGCTGCGCATCACGCCGCACCCGACGCATTTCTCGCTCAGCGAGGCGCTGGCCTGGATCGAGCGGCTGAAGCCGCGCCGCGCTGTGCTGACGAACCTGCACACCGACCTGGACTACCGCACGCTGGAGCGCGAACTGCCGGCGGGCGTCACGGCCGCCTTTGACGGCCTAAAATTCACGCTCTGA
- a CDS encoding glycosyl transferase, producing MSVLKHKKLLLLSDIPPCTNYTGGLVVAQQCRFLPPERLCAFVVLNPLLTAHPAPDLAGLETLTVEKPREAGTYLYGSLPIGTAGAAIVAAHMRRTRGAEILRMAERFAREQGVDAIWAILEGQVVTGLAAPLAQRLGVPLYTQVWDPLSWWLDAHKVDPVSRFIAHRSFDAAMSKSRACAAASWNMAEEYLARYGVRSVPVIAGHDMALAQAPVPRLHGEDLVIGFAGQLYATDAWESLIAALHRAGWRIGGRNIRLTAIGQHYPPDDLPADRLDYPGWLPQADTIRRLAEQCDVLYCPYSFEKPREDVARLSFPSKLTSYFAAGRPVLVHAPEFSSPARYAREHGAGHVCGSLDPDRVIASLHTIAADGALFERLARNGQTALRRDFTLERMRESFLDVLNT from the coding sequence ATGTCCGTTCTGAAGCACAAGAAGCTCCTCCTGCTGTCGGACATTCCTCCCTGCACCAACTACACGGGTGGTCTGGTGGTGGCGCAGCAGTGCCGTTTCCTGCCGCCCGAGCGCCTGTGCGCCTTCGTCGTGCTGAACCCGCTCCTGACCGCTCACCCCGCCCCCGATCTCGCCGGGCTCGAGACGCTGACCGTCGAGAAGCCCCGCGAAGCGGGCACCTATCTCTACGGATCGCTGCCCATCGGGACGGCGGGCGCCGCCATCGTCGCCGCGCATATGCGCCGGACGCGCGGCGCGGAAATCCTGCGCATGGCGGAACGCTTCGCGCGCGAACAGGGCGTGGACGCGATCTGGGCCATTCTGGAAGGGCAGGTGGTCACCGGCCTCGCGGCGCCGCTGGCGCAGCGGCTCGGCGTGCCGCTCTACACCCAGGTGTGGGATCCGCTGTCCTGGTGGCTCGATGCCCACAAGGTGGATCCGGTGAGCCGCTTCATCGCCCATCGCTCCTTCGACGCCGCGATGTCGAAGAGCCGGGCCTGCGCCGCCGCCTCGTGGAACATGGCGGAGGAATACCTTGCCCGCTACGGCGTGCGCAGCGTGCCGGTGATCGCCGGGCACGACATGGCGTTGGCGCAGGCGCCGGTGCCGCGCCTGCATGGCGAGGACCTCGTCATCGGCTTCGCCGGGCAGCTCTATGCGACCGATGCGTGGGAAAGCCTGATCGCCGCCTTGCACAGGGCAGGGTGGCGGATCGGCGGCCGGAACATCCGGCTCACGGCGATCGGGCAGCATTATCCCCCGGACGACCTGCCGGCCGACCGGCTGGACTATCCGGGCTGGCTGCCGCAGGCCGACACGATACGCAGGCTCGCCGAGCAGTGCGACGTGCTCTACTGCCCCTATTCCTTCGAGAAACCGCGTGAGGACGTCGCCCGGCTGAGCTTCCCCTCGAAGCTGACAAGCTATTTCGCCGCCGGGCGCCCGGTGCTGGTGCACGCGCCAGAGTTTTCATCGCCCGCGCGCTATGCCCGCGAGCACGGGGCCGGCCATGTGTGCGGCAGTCTCGACCCCGACCGGGTGATCGCCTCGCTCCACACGATCGCGGCCGACGGCGCGCTTTTCGAGCGGCTCGCCCGCAATGGGCAGACGGCGCTGCGGCGGGATTTCACGCTGGAGCGGATGCGGGAATCGTTCCTCGACGTGCTCAACACCTGA
- a CDS encoding energy-coupling factor ABC transporter permease: MHIEPGLVAEGKIWLSYVTAAGAGGYALKLAADAVRERGIVSLVARSIATTVLVFAFFEMLPHHPVGVSEVHLILGSTLFLIFGVAPAAIGLAAGLAIQGIFFAPFDLPQYGMNVTTLLVPLFALTALAHRVIAPDTPYVQLKYRQALALSTTYQAGIVVWVAFWAFYGHGFTAENAASILSFGAAYMLVILVEPLVDLAVLAAAKALYGLKGSPLFERRLYNAA, encoded by the coding sequence ATGCATATCGAACCCGGCCTCGTGGCCGAAGGAAAGATCTGGCTGAGCTATGTGACGGCGGCAGGTGCCGGCGGCTACGCGCTCAAGCTGGCGGCCGACGCCGTGCGCGAGCGCGGCATCGTCTCGCTGGTCGCCCGCAGCATCGCGACGACGGTGCTCGTCTTCGCGTTCTTCGAAATGCTGCCGCATCATCCGGTCGGCGTTTCCGAGGTGCATCTCATCCTCGGCTCGACGCTGTTCCTCATCTTCGGCGTGGCGCCCGCCGCCATCGGCCTGGCGGCCGGCCTCGCCATCCAGGGCATCTTCTTCGCGCCCTTCGACCTGCCGCAATACGGCATGAACGTCACCACGCTGCTCGTGCCGCTCTTCGCGCTCACCGCGCTGGCGCACCGGGTCATCGCCCCCGACACGCCCTATGTGCAGCTCAAGTACCGTCAGGCGCTCGCGCTCTCCACCACCTATCAGGCGGGCATCGTCGTGTGGGTGGCCTTCTGGGCCTTCTACGGCCACGGTTTCACCGCCGAGAACGCCGCCTCGATCCTCTCCTTCGGCGCCGCCTACATGCTCGTCATCCTGGTCGAGCCGCTGGTCGATCTCGCCGTTCTGGCCGCCGCCAAGGCGCTGTATGGCCTGAAGGGCAGCCCGCTGTTCGAGCGCCGGCTCTACAACGCGGCCTGA
- a CDS encoding DNA polymerase III subunit delta', translating into MSESLPEGDRFGTAPTPRATRQLIGHEEAQAMVRTAWDAGRLPHALLIGGTEGIGKATLAYAIARFVLAGGAAPARSIAVDPDHPAARQITALSHPDLLVLRRTPNDSGKLPAMIPAETVRRVRSFFGSTAALGGWRVCIVDTLDEMNAQGANALLKTLEEPPARSLFLLVSHAPGRLLPTIRSRCRSVLLRPLASEQVVEALEGLADAMPELDRTRFEEAAQASGGSVREALTLLAGDGLAVRNATAVLLDALPQVDAKALHALGEKLQGDRGGALDSFVGTVEEWLSDHATGRRQSAGVRLARLPEVWDKVRRAAVDADVYNLDRKTLVFRIFASLNEAVRP; encoded by the coding sequence ATGAGCGAGAGCCTGCCCGAAGGCGACCGCTTCGGCACCGCGCCCACACCGCGCGCGACCCGGCAGCTCATCGGCCATGAGGAGGCGCAGGCCATGGTGCGCACGGCGTGGGACGCCGGCCGCCTGCCGCATGCGCTGCTGATCGGAGGCACCGAGGGCATCGGCAAGGCAACGCTGGCCTACGCCATCGCCCGCTTCGTGCTCGCTGGCGGCGCTGCGCCCGCCCGCTCCATCGCGGTCGATCCCGATCACCCGGCGGCGCGCCAGATCACGGCGCTGTCCCATCCCGACCTGCTGGTGCTGCGCCGCACGCCGAACGACAGCGGCAAGCTGCCGGCGATGATCCCGGCCGAGACGGTGCGCCGTGTGCGCAGCTTCTTCGGCTCGACCGCGGCCCTTGGCGGCTGGCGCGTGTGCATCGTCGATACTCTGGACGAGATGAACGCGCAGGGTGCCAACGCGCTGCTCAAGACGCTGGAGGAGCCGCCGGCCCGCTCGCTGTTCCTGCTGGTCAGCCACGCACCGGGCAGGTTGCTGCCGACCATCCGTTCGCGCTGCCGCAGCGTGCTGCTGCGCCCGCTCGCGAGCGAGCAGGTGGTCGAGGCTCTGGAGGGCCTCGCCGACGCCATGCCCGAGCTGGACCGCACCCGTTTCGAGGAGGCGGCGCAGGCGTCCGGCGGCAGCGTGCGCGAGGCACTGACGCTTCTCGCCGGCGACGGGCTCGCGGTGCGCAACGCGACGGCCGTGCTGCTCGACGCGCTGCCGCAGGTTGACGCCAAAGCCTTGCATGCGCTCGGGGAAAAGCTTCAGGGCGACCGGGGAGGGGCGCTCGACAGCTTCGTCGGCACGGTGGAGGAATGGCTCAGCGACCACGCCACCGGGCGGCGCCAGTCGGCCGGGGTGCGCCTTGCGCGCCTGCCGGAGGTGTGGGACAAGGTTCGCCGCGCCGCGGTCGACGCCGATGTCTATAATCTCGATCGCAAGACCCTCGTTTTCAGGATCTTCGCGTCGCTCAACGAGGCCGTGCGCCCCTGA
- a CDS encoding D-alanyl-D-alanine carboxypeptidase family protein, with amino-acid sequence MLRIIRPDRNCDVAAVPYRRLRGVLLAAGLAFAALIPAAGPLGAQTQPDIAAPQAILMDFESGSVLFERAADTSSPPASIAKLMTMAVVFREIAEGRLSQDQEFKVSEYAWRRGGAPSGGATMFAGVNTHIKVSDLLRGAIIPSGNDAAIVLAEGISGNELAFTVKMNAEAKRLGLTGSTFVNASGLADPDQKSTPRDMAKTAMHIIGAYPELYRIYSEPDFLWNKIRQSNRNPLLGMSLGADGFVTGYQKEGGFNLVGSAIQNGQRLIVVIMGSKSEKERAEDARKLLEWGFRSFESRLLFEPGQIIGEATLYGGERGGAPLTSPNPIRVLISRNGDDKLVARIRFEGPIPAPVEKGAELARLFVYRGDQIALEVPLVAADSVPEGPLWRRAMDGAYELVVSLLRQGYAKLTG; translated from the coding sequence ATGTTGCGCATCATTCGCCCGGACCGGAATTGCGACGTTGCGGCAGTGCCGTATCGGCGGCTGCGCGGCGTGCTGCTGGCGGCCGGCCTGGCGTTTGCCGCTCTCATCCCCGCCGCCGGCCCGCTCGGCGCGCAGACCCAGCCCGACATCGCCGCGCCTCAGGCCATATTGATGGACTTCGAGAGCGGCTCCGTGCTGTTCGAGCGCGCCGCCGATACGTCCAGCCCGCCGGCCAGCATCGCCAAGCTGATGACCATGGCGGTCGTCTTCCGGGAGATCGCCGAAGGCCGCCTGTCGCAGGACCAGGAATTCAAGGTCAGCGAATATGCCTGGCGGCGCGGCGGCGCGCCTTCCGGCGGTGCCACCATGTTCGCCGGGGTCAACACCCACATCAAGGTTTCCGACCTGCTGCGCGGCGCGATCATTCCCTCGGGCAATGACGCGGCAATCGTGCTGGCGGAAGGCATTTCCGGCAATGAACTCGCCTTCACGGTGAAGATGAACGCCGAGGCCAAGCGGCTCGGCCTCACCGGCTCGACCTTCGTCAATGCCAGCGGCCTTGCCGATCCCGACCAAAAGTCGACGCCGCGCGACATGGCCAAGACCGCCATGCACATCATCGGCGCCTATCCCGAGCTGTACCGCATCTACAGCGAGCCGGACTTCCTCTGGAACAAGATCCGCCAGAGCAACCGCAACCCGCTGCTCGGCATGAGCCTGGGTGCCGACGGCTTCGTCACCGGCTACCAGAAGGAAGGCGGCTTCAACCTCGTCGGCTCGGCGATCCAGAACGGGCAGCGGCTGATTGTCGTCATCATGGGCTCGAAGAGCGAGAAGGAGAGGGCGGAGGACGCGCGCAAGCTGCTCGAATGGGGCTTCCGCTCCTTCGAATCCCGCCTTCTGTTCGAGCCCGGCCAGATCATCGGCGAGGCCACGCTGTATGGCGGCGAGCGCGGCGGCGCGCCGCTGACCAGCCCGAACCCGATCCGCGTGCTGATCTCGCGCAATGGCGACGACAAGCTCGTCGCCCGCATCCGCTTCGAAGGCCCGATCCCCGCCCCGGTGGAGAAGGGCGCCGAACTCGCCCGCCTGTTCGTCTATCGGGGCGACCAGATCGCACTCGAAGTGCCGCTGGTCGCGGCGGACTCCGTGCCGGAGGGCCCGCTGTGGCGCCGCGCCATGGACGGCGCCTATGAGCTTGTGGTGAGCCTGCTGCGCCAGGGCTACGCCAAGCTGACAGGCTGA
- a CDS encoding TatD family hydrolase — protein sequence MIVDSHCHLDFPDFAAELDDVVARARAAGVGRLVTIGTRVRRAGQVRAIAERFDDVFCSVGTHPHNAGEEADVTLDELLAEADHPKVVAIGEAGLDYHYDTAPREAQHAGFRLHIEAARRTGLPLVIHARDADDDVAAILEEESGKGAFGFVLHCFTAGPDLARRAVALGGYVSFSGILTFKSGAPLRDIARELPADRLLVETDAPYLAPNPWRGKRNEPSYVVETARILGQTRGVSPDEIAALTTANFFRLFSRTS from the coding sequence ATGATCGTCGACAGCCACTGCCATCTCGACTTCCCGGACTTCGCCGCCGAGTTGGACGACGTGGTCGCGAGGGCCCGTGCGGCCGGCGTCGGCCGGCTCGTCACCATTGGCACCCGCGTGCGGCGCGCCGGGCAGGTGAGGGCGATCGCCGAGCGTTTCGACGACGTGTTCTGCTCGGTCGGCACCCATCCGCACAATGCGGGTGAGGAAGCCGACGTGACGCTCGACGAGCTGCTGGCGGAAGCAGATCACCCGAAGGTCGTCGCCATTGGCGAAGCCGGGCTCGACTATCATTACGACACCGCCCCGCGCGAGGCGCAGCACGCCGGATTCCGCCTGCACATTGAGGCGGCGCGGCGCACCGGGCTGCCGCTCGTCATCCACGCACGCGACGCCGACGACGACGTGGCGGCGATACTGGAGGAGGAGAGCGGGAAGGGCGCCTTCGGCTTCGTTCTGCACTGCTTCACCGCTGGGCCCGACCTCGCCCGCCGCGCCGTCGCGCTGGGCGGCTATGTGTCGTTCTCGGGAATCCTGACCTTCAAGTCCGGTGCGCCGCTGCGCGACATCGCCCGCGAACTGCCCGCCGACCGGCTGCTGGTGGAGACGGACGCGCCCTATCTCGCGCCCAATCCGTGGCGCGGCAAGCGCAACGAGCCTTCCTATGTGGTCGAGACCGCCCGTATACTGGGCCAGACGCGCGGCGTTTCGCCCGACGAGATCGCCGCGCTGACGACCGCGAATTTCTTCCGCCTGTTCTCCCGCACTTCCTGA
- a CDS encoding septal ring lytic transglycosylase RlpA family protein encodes MGTNPALAREGLARVAEIGAVGLASRLGRVVLLCSIGLVVANCNGTSKLSSKIDPRYGVAASPRVVEAGQPVPKGGGTYRVGKPYVVAGKTYVPTEPKNYRTEGLASWYGDDFHGRLTANGEVFDMHSIAAAHPTLPMPSYVRVTNVDNGRSMVVRVNDRGPYHGNRVIDVSQRAADLLGFKHRGTARVRVEYVGRAPLEGSDDIQLASTLRQNGKPAEMPAVMVASAGPVRGTMAAAPLPPSRPYDLGDEPGEQVAQAPEAIVAPVRVATKPRPAAIAAAAPAPRQPVAVAPVARTAPTKPVQVASLQAPARIAAPAPAPKGGAPTGWTVGAQPVMGYASTGAEGSLDAGRGLY; translated from the coding sequence ATGGGGACGAATCCAGCTCTTGCGCGTGAGGGTCTTGCGCGGGTCGCGGAGATCGGCGCGGTGGGCCTTGCCAGCCGGCTCGGGCGTGTCGTCCTGCTGTGCAGCATCGGCCTTGTCGTCGCGAACTGCAACGGCACCTCGAAACTCTCCAGCAAGATCGATCCCCGCTACGGCGTCGCGGCCAGCCCGCGTGTCGTCGAGGCCGGACAGCCTGTTCCCAAGGGCGGCGGCACCTATCGCGTCGGCAAGCCCTATGTGGTCGCCGGCAAGACCTATGTTCCGACCGAGCCGAAGAACTATCGCACCGAGGGTCTCGCCTCTTGGTATGGCGACGACTTCCACGGCCGCCTCACCGCCAATGGCGAAGTCTTCGACATGCACTCCATCGCTGCGGCTCATCCGACGCTGCCGATGCCGTCCTATGTGCGCGTGACCAATGTGGACAACGGCCGCTCCATGGTCGTGCGCGTCAATGATCGCGGGCCCTATCACGGCAACCGCGTGATCGACGTCTCCCAGCGTGCCGCCGACCTTCTCGGCTTCAAGCACCGGGGCACCGCCCGCGTGCGGGTGGAATATGTCGGCCGCGCGCCGCTGGAAGGCTCCGACGACATCCAGCTCGCCTCCACGCTGCGCCAGAACGGCAAGCCGGCCGAGATGCCCGCCGTCATGGTGGCGTCCGCCGGTCCGGTTCGCGGCACGATGGCCGCCGCCCCGCTGCCGCCGAGCCGGCCCTACGATCTCGGCGACGAGCCGGGCGAGCAGGTGGCGCAGGCGCCCGAAGCGATCGTCGCCCCGGTCCGCGTCGCCACCAAGCCGCGCCCGGCCGCCATTGCCGCAGCAGCACCTGCGCCGCGCCAGCCGGTCGCCGTCGCCCCGGTGGCCCGCACCGCGCCGACCAAGCCGGTTCAGGTCGCCAGCCTGCAAGCGCCGGCACGTATCGCCGCTCCGGCTCCCGCCCCCAAGGGCGGCGCCCCCACCGGCTGGACGGTCGGCGCACAGCCGGTCATGGGCTATGCCTCGACCGGCGCCGAAGGCTCGCTCGACGCGGGTCGCGGCCTCTACTGA